One segment of Campylobacter hominis ATCC BAA-381 DNA contains the following:
- the rsmD gene encoding 16S rRNA (guanine(966)-N(2))-methyltransferase RsmD, producing the protein MLNAVISSGIFRGKKLTLPSLATTRSTKNIVKGSFFDTIRFKLSGRVFIECFGGSGVMALEALSNGAKAVIAIEKDKKAYEILKQNFIKITGADFGENRAILGDCFEKLPQCLSKSEDEIILYFDPPFEIRRGFDGIYDKILTLMADVSEFKNVKMICIEHMSKIKIPSEIADFECIKMRKFGATSLSYLERK; encoded by the coding sequence ATGCTTAATGCGGTTATAAGCAGCGGAATTTTTCGCGGGAAAAAACTCACGCTTCCAAGTCTTGCAACTACAAGAAGCACAAAAAATATTGTAAAAGGTTCGTTTTTTGATACGATTCGTTTCAAACTTAGCGGACGCGTTTTTATAGAGTGCTTCGGCGGGAGCGGTGTTATGGCGCTGGAAGCTTTAAGCAACGGTGCAAAAGCTGTAATTGCAATTGAAAAAGATAAAAAAGCTTATGAAATTTTAAAACAAAATTTTATTAAAATTACGGGCGCTGACTTTGGTGAAAATCGCGCGATTTTGGGTGATTGCTTCGAAAAATTACCGCAATGCCTGTCGAAATCGGAAGATGAAATTATTCTTTATTTTGATCCGCCGTTTGAAATCAGGCGAGGATTTGATGGAATTTATGATAAAATTTTGACTTTAATGGCCGATGTAAGCGAATTTAAAAATGTAAAAATGATTTGTATTGAGCATATGAGCAAGATTAAAATTCCAAGCGAAATTGCTGATTTTGAATGTATAAAAATGCGTAAATTCGGGGCTACGAGTTTAAGTTATTTGGAGAGAAAATGA
- a CDS encoding SAM-dependent methyltransferase produces MKFSDYFEAWLNGNYYAKATPIGKKGDFYTAVSVGSLFGICIAKRILKLANNFEGKIFIVEIGANEGYLLADIIQGIFTFSPERLANFEFAIIEPHENLRDLQNKNFKKRFGDEVKISHFSSFDKAKFKNAIFIANELFDAFKCEILDVDKILFVENHKYEFKKADDEILDFAQKFKIKKGEIPLGYFDFANDMRKSAENFAFIAFDYGQMRAKNDFSLRVYKKHEVFDFFEIENLSEFYGVSDITYDVNFEILKAAFEENSSKMFDFKKQSTALVDFGAVEILEMFLKHSKTAYENAKLQLNHLLNEFSRFNMIEFRG; encoded by the coding sequence ATGAAATTTAGCGATTATTTTGAGGCGTGGCTGAATGGAAATTATTATGCTAAAGCCACGCCTATCGGTAAAAAAGGCGATTTTTATACTGCTGTAAGCGTAGGCTCGCTTTTTGGAATTTGCATTGCAAAAAGAATTTTGAAATTGGCAAATAATTTTGAAGGTAAAATTTTTATTGTGGAAATCGGTGCAAATGAAGGCTATTTGCTTGCCGACATTATACAAGGAATTTTTACGTTCAGTCCTGAAAGGCTTGCGAATTTTGAGTTTGCGATTATTGAACCGCATGAAAATTTAAGAGACTTACAAAATAAAAATTTTAAAAAAAGATTCGGCGATGAAGTTAAAATTTCGCATTTCAGCTCGTTTGATAAAGCGAAATTTAAAAATGCAATTTTCATAGCAAACGAACTTTTTGACGCCTTTAAATGTGAAATTTTAGACGTTGATAAAATTCTTTTTGTAGAAAATCACAAATATGAATTTAAAAAAGCTGATGATGAAATTTTAGATTTTGCGCAAAAATTCAAAATTAAAAAAGGCGAAATTCCGCTTGGTTATTTTGATTTTGCAAACGATATGCGAAAAAGTGCCGAAAATTTTGCATTTATAGCGTTTGATTATGGTCAAATGCGCGCAAAAAATGATTTTTCGTTAAGAGTTTATAAAAAACATGAAGTCTTTGATTTTTTTGAAATTGAAAATTTAAGTGAATTTTATGGCGTCAGTGATATTACATATGATGTAAATTTTGAAATTTTAAAGGCGGCTTTTGAAGAAAATTCTTCTAAAATGTTTGATTTTAAAAAGCAAAGCACAGCTCTTGTCGATTTTGGCGCCGTAGAAATTTTGGAAATGTTTTTAAAACATTCAAAAACCGCATATGAAAATGCAAAACTTCAATTAAACCACCTGTTAAATGAATTTTCACGTTTTAATATGATAGAGTTTAGGGGGTGA
- a CDS encoding trimeric intracellular cation channel family protein, whose protein sequence is MSVDILLILENIGIASAAVSGFLFAVRKKCDWLGIFIASFLTALGGGILRDMIVGRPIYSFTHYLPGLNVIIMIIFCGVMKFYKVSKHEKIEKKPLFIMSDAIDLVSFSIVGAMVALHYEYNIFGVILLAFCNGAGGGILRDVLLNEIPWMLHTGLYGTISMLVGFIYFFMDKFGATNIYFIMLLFTAGVIFRMFAYYKSWHLPEVRYEK, encoded by the coding sequence TTGAGCGTAGATATTTTGCTTATTTTAGAAAATATCGGCATCGCCTCGGCTGCAGTGAGCGGATTTTTATTTGCGGTTCGCAAAAAATGCGATTGGCTCGGAATTTTTATAGCTTCTTTTTTGACGGCTTTAGGCGGTGGAATTTTGCGTGATATGATAGTAGGCAGACCGATATATTCATTTACGCATTATTTGCCCGGTTTGAACGTAATTATTATGATTATTTTTTGCGGTGTTATGAAATTTTATAAAGTCAGCAAGCATGAAAAAATCGAAAAAAAGCCGCTTTTTATTATGAGCGATGCCATTGATCTGGTTAGTTTTTCTATTGTCGGTGCGATGGTTGCTTTACATTATGAATATAATATTTTCGGAGTTATTCTGTTGGCATTTTGTAATGGAGCCGGAGGCGGTATTTTACGAGATGTTCTTTTGAATGAAATACCATGGATGCTTCATACCGGGCTTTACGGTACGATAAGTATGCTTGTAGGGTTTATTTATTTTTTTATGGATAAATTTGGCGCTACAAATATATATTTTATTATGTTGCTGTTTACTGCAGGTGTGATTTTCAGGATGTTTGCATATTATAAATCTTGGCATTTGCCGGAAGTGAGGTATGAAAAATGA
- a CDS encoding F0F1 ATP synthase subunit A: MLKDIFLFWGSLFGYDHTAIYIFHFLLVVAITMFIAVAVTKSMRLVPRGLQNIIEAYLSGVIALGKDAMGSEKLARKYMPLIATIGFIVFLSNIIGLIPGFEAPTASLNLTLSLTLCVFFYYHFEGIREKGFIKYFAGFCGPVKAIAPFMFVIEVISHLSRIISLSFRLFGNIKGDDLFLLVMLTLAPVLVPMIPYALLSFMAILQAFIFMVLSYVYLAGAVVVDEEH, encoded by the coding sequence ATGTTAAAAGATATTTTTCTTTTTTGGGGTTCGTTGTTCGGTTATGATCACACGGCGATTTATATTTTTCACTTTCTTTTAGTTGTGGCTATTACGATGTTTATAGCAGTTGCAGTTACTAAATCTATGCGCTTGGTTCCACGTGGTCTTCAAAATATTATCGAGGCATATCTTAGCGGCGTTATAGCGCTTGGTAAGGATGCTATGGGTAGTGAAAAACTTGCAAGAAAATATATGCCGCTTATCGCAACAATCGGTTTTATTGTATTTTTAAGCAATATAATCGGATTAATTCCTGGTTTTGAAGCACCTACAGCCAGTTTAAATCTTACGCTTTCACTTACACTTTGCGTATTTTTTTATTATCATTTTGAAGGTATCAGAGAAAAAGGTTTTATAAAATATTTTGCCGGTTTTTGCGGTCCTGTTAAAGCTATAGCTCCGTTTATGTTTGTGATTGAAGTTATTTCGCATCTTTCGCGAATTATTTCATTATCATTCCGTCTTTTCGGAAATATTAAAGGCGACGATCTGTTTTTACTTGTTATGCTTACACTAGCGCCTGTTTTGGTTCCTATGATACCTTATGCGCTTTTAAGCTTTATGGCTATTTTGCAAGCTTTCATTTTTATGGTTTTAAGTTACGTTTATTTGGCTGGTGCTGTCGTAGTAGACGAAGAACATTAA
- a CDS encoding aspartate aminotransferase family protein, with protein MSFLMNNYVRADIAFVRGKGARVIDDKGREFIDFAAGIGVNSLGHANKAVVNAICEQSGKILHSSNLYRILPQERAAQKISELLKRHTYTFFCNSGAEANEAAIKLARKYGTENFKEKKYEILTLKNSFHGRTMATLKATGQDKFHPDIFAPYIDGFKFFDDIDEIISNIDEKTVAVMIELIQGEGGIKPLEVDKVVKLAEVLKEKNLLLITDEVQCGVYRTGAFATSQIYGITPDIITFAKGLAGGVAIGACVCDKDIFAPGDHGSTFGGNFLATNTSLAVLNELENLQKSGKLARRISRFEKKLNKLVELYPEIFEKRVGLGLMQGLVLKDANNLSKIYTNALKHRVLILKSGTETLRFLPPLNIKKSDIKEGISRLCKALDEI; from the coding sequence ATGAGTTTTTTGATGAATAACTATGTCAGAGCAGATATTGCTTTTGTGCGTGGTAAAGGCGCTAGAGTTATTGATGATAAAGGACGGGAATTCATTGATTTTGCTGCAGGAATCGGCGTAAATTCTTTAGGACACGCAAATAAAGCTGTTGTAAATGCAATTTGCGAACAAAGCGGTAAAATTCTTCACAGTTCAAATTTATATAGAATTTTGCCTCAAGAAAGAGCGGCGCAAAAGATAAGTGAACTTTTGAAACGCCATACTTATACGTTTTTCTGTAATTCAGGAGCCGAGGCGAATGAAGCCGCTATAAAACTTGCAAGAAAATACGGTACCGAAAATTTCAAAGAAAAAAAATATGAAATTTTAACTCTTAAAAATTCATTTCACGGTCGCACAATGGCTACTTTAAAAGCTACGGGACAAGATAAATTTCATCCTGATATTTTTGCTCCTTATATAGACGGTTTTAAATTTTTTGACGATATTGATGAGATAATTTCAAACATTGATGAAAAAACTGTTGCCGTAATGATAGAACTGATTCAAGGAGAAGGTGGAATAAAGCCGCTTGAAGTGGATAAAGTCGTAAAACTTGCGGAGGTTTTAAAGGAAAAAAATCTACTTTTAATAACCGATGAGGTTCAATGTGGTGTTTATCGCACGGGAGCATTTGCGACGTCTCAAATTTACGGTATAACTCCTGATATTATTACATTTGCAAAAGGTTTGGCCGGCGGCGTTGCTATAGGAGCTTGCGTTTGTGATAAAGACATTTTTGCTCCAGGCGATCACGGTAGCACTTTCGGTGGAAATTTTCTTGCGACAAATACGTCTTTGGCTGTTTTAAATGAGCTTGAAAATTTACAAAAATCAGGCAAACTTGCGCGAAGAATTTCAAGATTTGAAAAAAAACTTAACAAATTGGTTGAGCTTTATCCTGAAATCTTTGAAAAACGCGTCGGCCTTGGACTTATGCAAGGCCTTGTGCTGAAAGATGCAAATAATCTTTCAAAAATTTACACAAATGCCTTAAAACACAGAGTTTTAATTTTAAAAAGCGGAACTGAAACATTAAGATTTTTACCGCCTTTAAATATCAAAAAAAGTGATATTAAAGAGGGAATATCGCGTCTTTGTAAAGCACTTGATGAAATTTAG
- a CDS encoding TIGR02757 family protein produces MKNLKELLDFHANLKNCDENLFNAPDPLQVAKVQNNDIIALICALFAYGNAGLIVKFLKKLDFDLLKKSDEEIKKSMNALKYRFENSRDTAEIFITLKRFSQNFSIEEEILKGMQNSAQIIDGINNLIKTIYSLNDYRSQGYEFFFGHTFEDEPKSPYKRYNMFLRWMVRDSDIDLGLFSKIDKKDLLIPLDVHTHRVCLALGLCKRKSYDFKSVMQITQNLREFDANDPIKYDFALYRLGQSGEIGEILKNSK; encoded by the coding sequence ATGAAAAATTTAAAAGAGCTTTTGGATTTTCATGCAAATCTTAAAAATTGTGATGAAAATTTATTTAATGCGCCAGATCCTTTACAAGTGGCAAAAGTGCAAAATAACGATATTATAGCGCTAATTTGCGCTCTTTTCGCTTATGGAAATGCAGGACTTATTGTAAAATTTCTTAAAAAACTTGATTTTGATTTGCTTAAAAAAAGCGATGAAGAAATAAAAAAGTCTATGAACGCTTTGAAATACCGCTTTGAAAATTCTCGCGATACGGCTGAAATTTTTATAACTTTGAAGCGTTTTTCGCAAAATTTCAGTATTGAAGAAGAAATTTTAAAAGGTATGCAAAACAGCGCTCAAATCATTGACGGCATAAATAATTTGATAAAAACGATTTATTCGTTAAATGATTATCGTTCGCAAGGTTATGAGTTTTTTTTCGGTCACACTTTTGAAGACGAACCTAAAAGCCCGTATAAACGCTATAATATGTTTTTGCGCTGGATGGTGAGAGATAGCGACATTGATTTGGGGCTGTTTTCCAAAATCGATAAAAAAGATTTGCTTATTCCGCTTGACGTACATACACACCGTGTCTGCCTTGCTTTAGGACTTTGCAAACGAAAAAGTTATGATTTTAAGTCTGTTATGCAAATCACTCAAAACTTGCGCGAATTTGATGCAAACGATCCGATAAAATATGATTTTGCGCTTTATAGATTGGGTCAAAGCGGCGAAATCGGCGAAATTTTAAAAAATTCAAAATAA
- the lolA gene encoding LolA-like outer membrane lipoprotein chaperone has product MKKSIVLFFCALNLNAGPLDFETLSADFTQSVQSGEAMIKYTGNFKTTKNHTFWHYQSPNLKDIYFSLDRIVIIEPELEQAIMTKVQEAPNVAEILKNAKLKNGSYKAEFDGIEYFIKFDNDKLKSINYTDKLDNKIVLNFSNVDKNGKIPNETFIPKIPQNFDIITQ; this is encoded by the coding sequence ATGAAAAAATCAATAGTTTTATTTTTTTGCGCTTTAAATCTTAATGCCGGTCCGCTTGATTTTGAAACACTTAGTGCAGATTTTACTCAAAGCGTACAAAGCGGAGAAGCTATGATAAAATATACAGGCAACTTCAAAACAACAAAAAATCATACATTTTGGCACTATCAAAGTCCGAATTTAAAAGATATATATTTCAGTTTGGATCGCATCGTAATAATCGAACCTGAATTGGAACAGGCAATAATGACAAAAGTACAGGAAGCGCCGAATGTTGCTGAAATTTTAAAAAATGCAAAGTTAAAAAATGGTTCTTACAAAGCCGAATTTGACGGAATAGAGTATTTTATAAAATTTGACAATGATAAATTAAAAAGCATAAACTATACCGATAAACTTGATAATAAAATTGTATTAAATTTCTCAAATGTAGATAAAAACGGCAAAATTCCAAACGAAACTTTTATTCCAAAAATTCCTCAAAATTTTGATATTATAACCCAATAA
- the metG gene encoding methionine--tRNA ligase codes for MKKFITTPIYYVNDIPHIGHAYTTIICDTLARFYRLQGYETFFLTGTDEHGQKIEEAAKKHGTSPKIYADAVSAKFRSLWDYFDISYDHFIRTTDEYHIKTAQNAFEIMFANGDIYKGEYEGYYCVSCESFFPETQLIDGEYCPDCGKKTQIIKEESYFFRLSKYTDRLLKWYEDEENCILPRGKKNEVISFVKSGLKDLSITRTSFDWGIKLPEKLNDPKHVMYVWLDALINYLSALGYTQNGEKMDFWNDTIHIVGKDILRFHAVYWPAFLMSLGLPLPKHIAAHGWWTRDGKKMSKSIGNVVNPKEVADAYGLEQFRYFLLREVPFGQDGDFSQKAIISRINSELANDLGNLLNRIIGMSEKYSNFKINSKDVLKFYADEMNETKNYLKNAVENLEEVATSRYLEELFKALNLANSSITKYEPWKMIKNGENEKALALVALVANILAKVAVLLSPAMPQTAKKIATALNFKINTAIYNKIIVNGELLDFLAQKTQPLFNKMEHELMAKPTEEAKTKEQNTEKSTQIKIDDFKKCEIKVGTVLECENIEGSEKLLKFKIDLGESAPRQIISGIAKFYEAKSLIGKQVCVLTNLKPAKIFGHISDGMILSAESSENGERKLTLIGTHANTKNGAVIG; via the coding sequence ATGAAAAAATTTATCACAACTCCAATTTATTATGTAAATGATATTCCACATATAGGACACGCTTATACAACCATTATTTGTGATACTTTGGCACGTTTTTACAGATTGCAGGGATACGAGACATTTTTTCTGACAGGCACTGACGAACACGGTCAAAAAATAGAAGAAGCCGCTAAAAAACATGGAACTTCTCCAAAAATTTATGCCGATGCAGTAAGTGCGAAATTTCGCTCTTTATGGGATTATTTTGACATCAGCTACGATCATTTTATAAGAACAACCGATGAATATCATATAAAAACCGCTCAAAACGCATTTGAAATTATGTTCGCAAACGGCGATATTTACAAAGGCGAATACGAAGGATATTATTGTGTGAGCTGTGAAAGTTTTTTCCCTGAAACGCAACTGATTGACGGAGAGTATTGCCCTGATTGCGGTAAAAAAACTCAAATTATAAAAGAAGAAAGCTATTTTTTCAGATTGTCAAAATACACGGACAGACTTCTAAAATGGTATGAAGATGAAGAAAATTGCATTTTACCGCGTGGCAAAAAAAATGAAGTCATAAGCTTCGTAAAAAGCGGACTTAAAGATCTTTCAATCACAAGAACGAGTTTTGATTGGGGTATAAAATTACCGGAAAAGCTTAATGATCCTAAACACGTAATGTATGTATGGCTGGACGCGCTTATAAATTATCTATCAGCACTTGGATATACACAAAACGGCGAAAAAATGGATTTTTGGAATGACACAATTCATATTGTAGGCAAAGATATTTTACGTTTTCACGCCGTTTATTGGCCTGCATTTTTAATGAGTTTGGGGCTTCCGCTGCCAAAACACATAGCAGCCCATGGCTGGTGGACAAGAGACGGTAAAAAAATGAGTAAATCGATAGGCAATGTCGTAAATCCGAAAGAGGTGGCGGATGCTTACGGATTGGAGCAATTCAGGTATTTTCTATTGCGCGAAGTTCCTTTCGGACAAGACGGCGATTTTAGCCAAAAAGCGATTATTTCACGCATAAACTCGGAACTTGCAAATGATTTGGGAAATTTGTTGAACAGAATCATCGGTATGAGCGAAAAATATTCAAATTTTAAAATAAACTCAAAAGATGTTTTGAAATTTTACGCAGATGAGATGAATGAGACAAAAAACTATTTAAAAAATGCTGTTGAAAATTTAGAAGAAGTAGCTACGAGCAGGTATTTGGAAGAGCTTTTTAAAGCATTAAATCTTGCTAATTCAAGTATCACAAAATATGAACCTTGGAAAATGATTAAAAACGGCGAAAATGAAAAAGCGCTCGCGCTTGTAGCTTTAGTTGCAAATATTTTAGCAAAAGTCGCTGTGTTATTAAGCCCTGCAATGCCGCAAACTGCAAAAAAAATAGCAACTGCGTTAAATTTTAAAATAAATACCGCCATTTATAATAAAATTATCGTAAATGGCGAATTGCTGGATTTTTTAGCGCAAAAAACGCAGCCTCTTTTTAATAAAATGGAACATGAGTTAATGGCAAAACCTACAGAAGAAGCGAAAACAAAAGAGCAAAATACTGAAAAATCGACACAAATAAAAATAGATGATTTTAAAAAATGCGAAATAAAAGTAGGCACGGTCTTAGAATGCGAAAATATCGAAGGCAGCGAAAAATTATTGAAATTTAAAATAGATCTTGGCGAAAGTGCGCCACGCCAAATCATAAGCGGAATAGCGAAATTTTATGAAGCGAAATCGCTAATCGGTAAGCAAGTTTGCGTATTGACAAATCTGAAACCGGCTAAAATTTTCGGACACATAAGCGATGGCATGATTTTAAGCGCGGAAAGTTCTGAAAATGGCGAACGAAAACTTACTTTAATCGGTACTCACGCAAACACAAAAAATGGAGCTGTGATAGGATAA
- the rpoD gene encoding RNA polymerase sigma factor RpoD: MATSKDIFSQIEKFFSENQKNYVTFERLIKFFDKAPTSTQVKKIEDLAKNFKIKLISSAEIAKIKNIEDLKRIKEREKKAKSELEKNDDFDIASDNELLEWSRSDSPVRMYLREMGAVDLLKKEEEIEISKKIELGEDIIIDAFCSVPFLIDFILAYEEPLINRERRVKELFKNFDENEEEENEEEIEEDEENEEENVANKKAKISRRNDKRAEKVMKSFKALEKAKKDWVKYADKNKSDIFDMNKKTLLQKLNLTFKKKILKEKLMDLGPTSKLITEIVKSIEKALKSDTEFARELKRLEYKIPLINLPDHRKRHEEILKDIISLSKDEISQMVFENTTVSTYMDIKRLFQTREASKQGFNIDPDRLKQILEQIKRGKKISDEAKSLMAKSNLRLVVSIAKRYTNRGLPFLDLIQEGNIGLMKAVDKFEYRKGYKFSTYATWWIRQAISRAIADQARTIRIPIHMIETINRINKINRKYVQENGKEPDITILAKEVGLSIDKIKQVIKITKEPISLEAPVGNEDDGKFGDFVEDKGTISPIDQILKNDLKEQIDKVLDQLNERERAVIRMRFGLLDDESDRTLEEIGKELSVTRERVRQIEASAIKKLKHPKVGRDLKKYIES; the protein is encoded by the coding sequence ATGGCGACTTCCAAAGATATTTTCAGTCAAATCGAGAAATTTTTCAGTGAAAATCAAAAAAATTATGTAACTTTTGAGCGTTTAATTAAATTTTTTGATAAAGCGCCAACATCCACTCAAGTAAAAAAAATTGAAGATTTGGCGAAAAATTTTAAAATCAAGCTTATTTCGTCGGCAGAAATTGCAAAGATAAAAAATATTGAAGATTTAAAGCGTATCAAAGAACGTGAAAAAAAAGCGAAAAGCGAGCTTGAAAAAAACGATGATTTTGATATCGCAAGTGATAATGAACTTTTGGAATGGAGCCGCTCTGATAGTCCTGTACGTATGTATTTACGAGAAATGGGCGCAGTTGATCTGCTAAAAAAAGAAGAAGAAATCGAAATCAGTAAAAAAATAGAACTTGGCGAAGATATCATAATTGACGCATTTTGTTCGGTACCTTTTTTAATTGATTTTATTTTGGCTTACGAAGAGCCGCTTATAAACCGTGAACGCCGTGTAAAAGAACTTTTCAAAAATTTCGATGAAAATGAAGAAGAAGAAAACGAAGAAGAAATCGAAGAAGACGAAGAGAATGAAGAAGAAAACGTGGCAAATAAAAAAGCTAAAATTTCAAGACGCAATGATAAGAGAGCTGAAAAAGTAATGAAAAGCTTTAAAGCGCTTGAAAAAGCAAAAAAAGACTGGGTAAAATATGCTGACAAAAATAAGTCGGATATTTTTGATATGAATAAAAAAACATTGCTTCAAAAATTAAATCTTACATTTAAAAAGAAAATCTTAAAAGAAAAATTGATGGATTTGGGACCTACCAGCAAACTGATAACCGAAATTGTAAAATCAATTGAAAAGGCCCTAAAAAGCGATACCGAATTTGCACGCGAATTAAAACGGCTTGAATATAAAATTCCGCTTATAAACTTGCCTGATCACAGAAAAAGGCACGAAGAAATTTTAAAAGATATAATTTCTCTTTCAAAAGATGAAATTTCTCAAATGGTATTTGAAAATACAACCGTTTCAACATATATGGATATAAAACGACTTTTCCAAACACGCGAAGCTAGCAAACAGGGATTTAACATCGATCCGGATCGTTTAAAACAAATTTTGGAACAGATAAAACGCGGTAAGAAAATTTCCGATGAAGCAAAATCTTTGATGGCAAAATCTAATTTACGCCTTGTTGTAAGCATCGCTAAACGCTATACAAATCGAGGTCTTCCGTTTTTAGATTTAATTCAGGAAGGAAATATCGGACTTATGAAAGCTGTAGATAAATTTGAATACCGAAAAGGATATAAATTTTCTACTTATGCTACCTGGTGGATTCGTCAGGCAATAAGTCGTGCAATTGCCGATCAAGCACGCACAATCCGTATTCCAATCCATATGATTGAAACTATAAACAGAATAAATAAAATTAATAGAAAATATGTCCAAGAAAACGGGAAAGAGCCCGATATCACGATTTTGGCCAAAGAAGTTGGGCTTAGCATCGATAAAATCAAACAGGTAATTAAAATAACAAAAGAACCGATTAGCCTTGAAGCTCCTGTCGGTAACGAAGACGACGGAAAATTCGGCGATTTCGTAGAAGATAAAGGAACTATTTCTCCGATTGATCAAATTTTGAAAAACGATTTGAAAGAACAAATAGACAAAGTTCTGGATCAATTGAATGAGCGCGAAAGAGCGGTAATTCGTATGAGATTTGGACTTTTAGACGATGAAAGCGACAGAACATTGGAAGAAATCGGCAAAGAACTAAGTGTAACTCGCGAACGTGTTCGCCAAATCGAAGCAAGCGCCATAAAAAAATTAAAGCACCCGAAAGTCGGCCGTGATCTTAAAAAATATATAGAAAGCTGA
- a CDS encoding TSUP family transporter: protein MEFEIYHYILFFVAAFFGGFIDAIAGGGGLICLPALLAAGIPPHAALATNKLQGVFGTFTAAANFAKKGFVNFSEIWVGIFWTFVGAVIGTTLVLFVNAKFLNYIIPVLLFAILIYTIFSPNLGVNEVKAKMSIKVFYTVFGVVLGFYDGFFGPGTGSFWTFALIGLLGLGMKKAVAHTKVLNFVSNIVSLAVFLVGGQILWVVGLCMAAGQILGGYFGSNLAIKKDAKFIKAIFLFVVFLTTLKLVYDFYFKA from the coding sequence ATGGAATTTGAGATTTATCACTATATTTTATTTTTTGTAGCCGCTTTTTTCGGCGGCTTTATAGACGCTATCGCAGGCGGAGGAGGGCTTATTTGTTTGCCGGCATTGCTTGCAGCCGGAATTCCGCCACACGCGGCTCTTGCTACAAATAAACTTCAAGGAGTATTCGGCACTTTTACGGCGGCTGCGAATTTTGCAAAAAAAGGTTTTGTAAATTTTTCAGAAATTTGGGTAGGAATATTTTGGACATTCGTAGGAGCCGTCATCGGGACTACTTTGGTGCTTTTCGTAAATGCCAAATTTTTGAATTATATAATTCCTGTTTTGCTTTTTGCAATTTTAATTTATACAATTTTTTCACCGAATCTTGGTGTAAATGAAGTTAAAGCGAAAATGAGTATAAAAGTATTTTATACTGTTTTTGGAGTTGTACTTGGTTTTTACGACGGATTTTTCGGACCAGGAACAGGTTCATTTTGGACTTTTGCACTGATCGGTTTATTGGGACTTGGTATGAAAAAAGCGGTTGCGCATACAAAAGTTTTAAATTTCGTCTCAAATATAGTATCTTTGGCAGTTTTTTTAGTAGGCGGACAAATTTTATGGGTTGTAGGACTTTGTATGGCGGCAGGTCAAATACTTGGCGGATATTTCGGATCGAATCTGGCTATCAAAAAAGATGCAAAATTTATAAAAGCGATATTTCTTTTTGTGGTATTTTTGACGACTTTGAAACTTGTTTATGACTTTTATTTTAAAGCCTGA